In the Oscillospiraceae bacterium genome, GTGCCATACCGGGGAGCAGCCGTGCAGGGCCGGTAAGGGTACAATACCATTCAGCACGGAGATAAGGAGTTCACGATGGCTCATACCGTTTCCAGCGAGTGCGTTGCTTGCGGTGCATGTGTTGATACCTGCCCCGTTGGTGCAATCAGCATGGAGGACAAGGCTGTTGTCGATGCAGCTTCCTGCGTCGATTGCGGTGCTTGCGAGGGCGTTTGCCCCACCGGCGCTATCCAGGCTGAATAAGCTATTTTGCGCTTAAAGCGTGACCTGTATCCGCAGGTTGCGCTTTTTTTGTTTGCTTTTTTATGTGGCGGCTTTCGTTCCGCGCCACCCTGCGGCGCTTCACACGTTTTAACGGCTTTCTTCCGTTATGTGTTCCTTTTGGAGACCCAAAAGGCAGGCCCAGGTAAGCCTGCCATTATAAAAGGCCCTGCCGCAAGGTAGGCAGGGCCGATAGGGCACATAATTAAAATTTATTCAAACACATTATCTTCCTCAGGAATTTCTTCGGCAACAGCGTTGCCCTCGGCATCGATTCCTCGGCGGTCCAGCATGGCGTGGATGAACTCCTGCGCCAAACCGTACAACGTGGCAAACACCGGCACGCCGATGACCATGCCGGGGATGCCCAGCAGATCCCCGCCCACTACGATGGAGAACAGCACCCACAAAGCCGAAATGCCGATGGACTGGCCCAGGATCTTCGGGCCGATAAAATTGCCGTCAAACTGCTGGATGATCAAAATCAGGATGCAGAAGATCAGCGCCTGGATGGGGTTGACCAGCAGCAGGATGAAGATGCTGGGCACCGCGCCAATGAACGGGCCGAACACCGGGATAATGTTGGTGATGCCGATGAACACGCTGATCAGCACAGCAAAGTCCAGCCGCAGCACCGTCATGCAGACAAAGGTAATAACGCCGATGATGGCGGAGTCGATGATCTTGCCGATGAAGAAACCGGTGAAGTTATCGTTGGCATAGTGGCAGATGCGCAGCGTCTGCTCGGCCGCACGGCGGGGCAGCAGCGCGTGGGTCACGGTGCGCAGCTGGTGCAGCAGGTGCTCCTTGTCTGCCAGCATGTAGATGCTGGATGCAATCGCCGTAAAGACATTGACGAAGTTGCCCGCCACATTGCCCATGGTGGACATGATCTGCGGCAGGGCCGTTTTGCCTAGGTTGTAGACCTCGTTGAGCATGGCCTCGGAATCATCCAGCATTTTAATGGCGCGGTCCAGATCCACACCGTAGCGCCCCTGGACGAACAGCAGCATTTCCTGAATGCCGTTGATATACTGCGGCACATTATTAAACAGCGTCATAATGCTGTTTACGATCTGCGGAATGACCAGCCAGGCCAGCAGCACGATCAACAGCACCGCCACCAGGTACGCCAGCAAAATGGCTACCCACCGCCAGCGCTTGGAATTTTTCAACAGTTTGGCGTGGAAAAACCGCACCATGGGGTCTAAAATGTAGGCGATTACGATACCCCCGAAGAAGGGGGACAAGATGCCCATCAGTGCGCCGAACCCGCCCAGGAAATAGCCCAGGTTGTTCAGCAGCAGGTAAAATGCAATACCGGCGCATACGATGGCTACCCAATCCAAGATGCTTTCCGGCTTTTTGTCAATAAAACGCTTTCCGCTCACAATTCCTTGCCTCTCTCAATCATTGCCCGTTTGGCTTATTCATTTTATTGTACTTGCATATAGGGGCATGGTGCAAGAGGCAAATTGTTAATTTTTTGCCTTTTTTGTAACAGTTTTTTCCTGCGGGGCGGGCGGTGGTTCCTCGGGCAGGCCGCGGGCCGTCAGCCCGGCGCCCACCGCCTGCCGTGCCAGCGCTGCCAAAACGGCCAGCGTGGGCACACCGGCTACCATGCCGGGGATGCCAAACAGCTCGCCGCCCACCACGATGGCCAGCAGCACCCCCAGTCCGGATAGCCCCGTGGCCCCGCCCAAAATGCGCGGCGCGATGAAGTTGCCGTCGATCTGCTGCACGGCCAGGATAATAATCAGGAACTCTGCCGCCTGCAGGGGCGACTCCAGCAGCAACAGCAGCACCCCCGGCACTGCGCCCAAAAACGGCCCCAGCACCGGCACGATGTTGGTCGCGCCCACCATCACGGCGATCAGCGGCGCGTAGTCCAGCCGCAAAAGCAGCATCAGGGCAAAGGTCTCGGTGCCCACCAGCAGTGCGTCCACCAGCTGCCCGCCGATGTACCCACTAAAAGTTCGGTCCGCCAGCTGAAACACCGCGACCAGCTGTCCCACCGTCCGGGACGGCAGGGCGGCCCGCAGGCAAAGGCGGACGCTGTGCAGCAGCTTTTCCTTACCCAGCAGCAGGTAGATGCTGGCGGCCAGCGCAATGCCCGCATCGGCCGCCGCCCCGGCCGTGTTGGAGGCTGCTTTGGCTGCAGCCTGCGCTGCCCGGCCCGACCACGCCGCGAACTCGCTTTGCAGCCGGGCGGTCAACTGCTGCAAAATCGCGTCCATCGTGGCGGTATCCACGCCAAAGGTGGCCTGTACCCAGGCCAGCAGACGGCGCAGTGTTTCCTCGTAGGCGGCCAGTTTGCCGAACAGCGAGGTCACGCTCTGCGCCAATTGCGGCAAGATCAGCCACAGCAGCAGCCCCGCCGCGCCAAACAACAGCGCGTAACTCACCGCCGCTCCGGCCCCGCGCCGCCCGCCAAACCACTTGGCCGCCAGCCATCGGGTGGGGATATCCAGCACGTAGGCCAGCACCAGCCCCCACAAAAACGGCCGCAGCATCGCGGCCAGCCGCCCCAGCGCCGCCGCCAGCGCGGGCAGCTGTGCTACCCCGCCAAAAATCAGTGCCGTACCAAGCGCCAGCCCCAGCCAATCCCCCACCGTGCGGGGCGTGCGGCCCAGCCAATGCTTCATAGTGTATCCTCCTGTGTTTTTCTTCTATCTGTTTTTCTTCTATCCTACCCGACCCGCCCCGTGGGAAAGCGCGAAACCAGGCCGGAATCCATTGAAACACCGCCCTTTTTATGCTATGATACAGGTACGACCCAAAAGGGAGGCATCACCATGACCCATACGACCGTGACCGCCGCCGAAATGAAGGCGCTGGAAAAAGCCGCTAACGACAACGGCCTTTTGTACATACAGATGATGGAAAACGCCGGCCGCGCCGCCTTTGCCCAGCTGCGCCGCCGCTTGCCCGGCCCCGCCCGGCTGCTGGTGGCGGCGGGCAGGGGCAACAATGGCGGGGACGGCTTCGTCATGGCCCGGGTGGCCGCCAAACAGGGCTGGCAGGTGCAGGTGCTGCTGGCTGAGGGCGAGCCGAAAACGCCCGATGCTATCACTAATTTTGGATCATTACGCGATCTGCCCGTAGAAATTCTGCACGATGCGGCATCTGCCGCCCCGGCGGATGCGGTGGTGGATGCGCTGTACGGCACGGGCTTCCATGGCACTTTGCGCCCGGCGGGCCGCACAGCCTGCGATTTAATGAATCGGCAGCACCAAAACGGTGCACTGCTGCTGGCGGTGGACCTGCCCAGCGGCATCAACGCCGATACCGGCGCGGTAGCCGAGGGTGCCGTGCGTGCAGACCTGACCGTGACCTTCCACCGCGCCAAACCGCTGCATTACATGCCGGGATCTGCCCATTATTGCGGCGAGGTGGTGGTGGCGGACATCGGCATCGGCGCTTACGCCGACGGCCAAAAAGAGGAGTAAAGCAACATGGGACGTTCATCCACGCGGGAAAACAAGACCCGCTACCAGTTGGCCCGGGAGGAACTGGGCCTTTCCCGCGAGAAAGCCAGCGAACTGCTGGAGACCATCGCGCCCGAGCGCATCGAAAAAATCGAGAGCGAGCGCAGCCTGCCCCGGCCGGACGAAGTGCTCATCATGGCGGAAAAGTATAAAACACCGTCGCTTTGCAACTATTTTTGCGCGCGGCAGTGCCCTATCGGCCAGCAGTACGTGCCCGAGATCCGCAGCAGTGAGCTTTCGGACATCGTGCTGAAAATGCTGGCCTCCCTCAACGCTATGGACCGCAAAAAGGAGCGGTTAATTGAAATTGCCGCCGACGGCACCATCAGCAAGGATGAGATCGACGACTTTGTGCGCATCCAGAAAGAGCTGGAGCGCATCTCGGTCACGGTGGAAACGCTGCAGCTTTGGGTGGAAAAGATGCTGGCCAACGGCAGGATCGACACTGAGGCCTATAATAAGGAGTCGGAAGCGCCGTAATTTCTCTCCACAGGGAAAAATAGCGCCGTTATTTTGCTGATTTTATCCTGTTTGTGCAATAAATAAGCGTGTATAATCGTATTCACAACAAAGGAGTGAATACATATGATTTCGTTAGCTGCCTTATTTCTGTTCGGTTGGTTCTTCTTCAAAAGCGTGGGGCTGGCGTTCCGGGTAGCCTGGTGCGCCGCCAAGGTGGTCGCAGCTGTGCTGTTCATGGTGGCTCTGCCGCTGATGGTGGTGGGCCTGCTCATTGGGAGCATCATCAAGCTGGCGCTGCCGCTGCTGCTCATCGCCGCCGCATTCTATTTGCTGAAAAGCTGCGCATAACCGCACAAAAGACACCGCTGTGTGGTCGTAAATGGCATACACGGCGGTATTTTTGCTTATACTGTATTAAGGCAACACCGCACAATTCCCGCCTGACGGCTTAAGCACCGCTCCGGCGGCTGCGGCACGGCATCTGCGTTGCCAAAATGCTCGATAATACACAAAGTATTATCTGCGCTTTTGGCTTAGCAGCTGCCGCACCTCGCTCGCCGTATCGGCACTTAGAATTATGCGGTATTGCCTTAAATTTTAGTTTTAGTCCACCACGGGGATGTTCAGCCCAAACTCCAGCGGGCGGAACCGGGGGCAGACATTCTCGGCCGTGCAGATGACCGAGGCCGCCAAACGGCTGCCGATCTCGCAGGCTTCCGGCAGTGTCTTGCCGTAGGTCAGGCCTATGACCGTACCGGCGAAGAAGGCGTCCCCCGCGCCGGTGGTGTCGATGACATCCACCTTTTTGGCGGGCACAACGCCGCTTTCGCCGTTGGATCGCGCATATACAGCGCCCTCGCCGCCCATGGTCACCACCATGCAGGGAATGTTGGCGCTGTGTACGTTAGCGGCCAGCGTGCGGCACATCTCCTCGGGGGCCATGTGGTCGTACTCGTCGGAGAAGAGCAGCCCGGCCTCCTGCTGGTTGCAGACGAAGCAGTCGATCTCCTGCAAAAAGGCGCGGCGTTCCATGGCGATGCTCATGTTGGAGATGGCGGCGTAGACCTTTTTGTTGTACTTTTTGGCGCAGCGCAAAATCTGCTTGACGGTGTCCTTTTCCAGATCCAGTTCAAAGGCGATGCCGTCGCAGTCGGCAAAAATTTCGTCGCCTTTTTCCTCCAGCAGCCTGGTCAGCGGGGTGGTGTCCGGCCGCTTGGAGATGGCGGCGCAGACGTCGCCGTCGTTGTCAAACACGGCCAGCCAGGTGCCCATGCCGTCGGGCACTTTCTCGATGTATTTGGTGTTCACCTTATGTTTGGCCAGCTTGTCGATAACGTCCTGGCCGGAGCCGGTGTCATCCACCAGGCTGACGAAAGTGGGGCGCAGCTCCACATTGGCAATATCCTCGGCCACATTGCGGCAGACGCCGCCGTGGACCTGCTCGACCCGGCCGGCGTTGCGCCCGCCCGGGATGTAGGTGGATAGCGGATAGCCTTTAATATCCACAAACACCGCACCGATGACTACGATACCCATACGAAAAAATCCTTTCCTATACCAAAAGATTGCCCATATTGTACCATGGTTCGGCAGGATGCGCAATTGTGTTACAACTTCTTCAACTTTTCCAGCCGATTCAGCGCTTCATGCAGCGTCTCATCCTTCTTCGCAAAATGGAAGCGGATCAAGTGGTTCACATCCTCGCGGAAGAAGCTGGAGCCGGGCACTGCGCCTACGCCCACATCCCGGGCCAGCATCTCGCAGAATTCCAGGTCGCTCTTGTAGCCGTAGCGGGAAATGTCCATCAGCACGTAGTACGCGCCCTGGGGCGTGGTGTGTTCCAGCCCGATGGCATCCAGGCCCTGCACAAACAAATCCCGCTTGTGGGTGTAGGTTTTCAGCAGTTCATCGTAATAGTCCCGGCCAAAGCGCAGGCCGGGGATGACAGCCTCCTGCAGGGGCGCGGCGGCGCCTACGGTCAAAAAGTCGTGGACCTTTTTGATGCGGTCGGTGATCTCGGCCGGGGCGATGGTGTAGCCCAGCCGCCAGCCGGTGATGGAGTAGGTTTTGGACAGCGACGAGCAGGAGATCGTGCGCTCCCACATACCGGGCAGGCTGGCAAAGTAGGTGTGGGTGTAAGGTGCGTAGACGATATGCTCATACACTTCGTCGGTGATGACGTAGGCGTCGTACTTTTTGGCCAGGTCCGCGATGGTTTCCAGCTCAGCACGAGTGAACACCTTGCCGCAGGGGTTGGACGGGTTGCACAGGATCAAAGCCTTGGGGTGCTGCTTGAAAGCAGCTTCCAGCTCGTCCACGTTAAAATCAAACGTGGGCGGGTGCAGCGGCACATAAATAGGCTCGGCCCCGGAAAGGATCGTGTCAGCACCGTAATTCTCGTAAAAAGGCGAAAACACGATGACCTTGTCGCCGGGGTTGGCCACCGCCATCATGGCGGCCATCATGGCCTCGGTGCTGCCACAGGTGGTCACGATCTCGCTGTTGGGGTCGATTTCACGGCCCATCAGGCGGCTTTGCTTTTCGGCCAGCGCCTCGCGGAAGTTCTGCGCGCCCCAGGTGATGGAATACTGGTGGAAATCCTCGTGGGCGACCTCGGCCAGGCGGTTCAAAATAGCCTGGGGCGGGTCAAAGTCCGGGAATCCCTGGGACAGGTTGACCGCGCCGTATTGGTTGGAGATGCGGGTCATCCGCCGGATGACCGAATCCGTAAAATGCGCTGTGCGCGTGGATAGTGGCTGCATAGGCTGCTCCTCCCTCTATACTCTACAAAATATATACCCATTATTATAGTAATCACGCGTCTTTATTGCAACCTGCCCCTCATCAACACCCCCGGCGGCCCTGCAAAATGCTTTAAAGAAATTTTCTCTTCGTCGCTTCGTCGCTGTAAAGCGAAAGAAATTTTCGCAAGCCGCGGGAATACGGCAATAAAAAGTTAAATATCTTACGATTTTTGGGCAATAATCCTCTCTTTGTTAACAAATTATCCAAATATGGTGTGAGTTTTTCGTCTTTTCGGCAATTTTAACAAAAGGGGTTTTCTTTTTTGTAAAAATGTGTTAACATATATTTAACAAAGTGGTCGGCTGGCGGAACCAGATCAGCCCCACTTAAATATTTTGGAGGAATGCTTTTATTATGAAGTATCTGCAAAAGCTCGGCAAAGCGTTAATGCTTCCCGTAGCTGCGTTGCCCGTCTGTGGTATCCTGATGGGCATTGGTTACGCACTCGCTCCCGCCGTTATGGGCGCTGAGGGTGCTACCTCCGGTGCTGCGTACACCGTTGGTTTCCTGCTGATCAAGGCCGGTGGCGCTTTGATCGACAACATGGCTTGGCTGTTCGCCATCGGCGCTGCTGTGGGTCTGTCTGATGACCACGACGGCACGGCCGGTCTGGCTGGCCTGGTCAGCTTCCTGATGATGCAGCAGCTGCTCAGCCCCGGCGTTGTCGGCGCTGTCCGTACCCTGGAAGAAGGCTCTGTCGATTACATTGCTTTCAGCAAGATCGCCGGCAACTCCTTCATCGGTATCCTGGCCGCCATCATCGGTGCTGCCTGCTACAACAAGTTCAAGAACACCCAGCTGCCTGACTGGCTGGCGTTCTTCAGCGGCAAGCGCAGCGTTGCTATCGTAACTGCCGTTGTTTCCATCGTCGTTTCTGTCATTCTGCTGTTCGTCTGGCCTGTCATCTTCGGCGTTCTGGTTGCTCTGGGCAACGGCATTGCCAAGATGGGCGGCGTTGGCGCCGGCATCTATGCTTTCCTGAACCGTCTGCTGATCCCCACCGGCCTGCATCACGCCCTGAACAACGTGTTCTGGTTTGA is a window encoding:
- a CDS encoding 4Fe-4S binding protein → MAHTVSSECVACGACVDTCPVGAISMEDKAVVDAASCVDCGACEGVCPTGAIQAE
- a CDS encoding AI-2E family transporter, whose translation is MSGKRFIDKKPESILDWVAIVCAGIAFYLLLNNLGYFLGGFGALMGILSPFFGGIVIAYILDPMVRFFHAKLLKNSKRWRWVAILLAYLVAVLLIVLLAWLVIPQIVNSIMTLFNNVPQYINGIQEMLLFVQGRYGVDLDRAIKMLDDSEAMLNEVYNLGKTALPQIMSTMGNVAGNFVNVFTAIASSIYMLADKEHLLHQLRTVTHALLPRRAAEQTLRICHYANDNFTGFFIGKIIDSAIIGVITFVCMTVLRLDFAVLISVFIGITNIIPVFGPFIGAVPSIFILLLVNPIQALIFCILILIIQQFDGNFIGPKILGQSIGISALWVLFSIVVGGDLLGIPGMVIGVPVFATLYGLAQEFIHAMLDRRGIDAEGNAVAEEIPEEDNVFE
- a CDS encoding AI-2E family transporter produces the protein MKHWLGRTPRTVGDWLGLALGTALIFGGVAQLPALAAALGRLAAMLRPFLWGLVLAYVLDIPTRWLAAKWFGGRRGAGAAVSYALLFGAAGLLLWLILPQLAQSVTSLFGKLAAYEETLRRLLAWVQATFGVDTATMDAILQQLTARLQSEFAAWSGRAAQAAAKAASNTAGAAADAGIALAASIYLLLGKEKLLHSVRLCLRAALPSRTVGQLVAVFQLADRTFSGYIGGQLVDALLVGTETFALMLLLRLDYAPLIAVMVGATNIVPVLGPFLGAVPGVLLLLLESPLQAAEFLIIILAVQQIDGNFIAPRILGGATGLSGLGVLLAIVVGGELFGIPGMVAGVPTLAVLAALARQAVGAGLTARGLPEEPPPAPQEKTVTKKAKN
- a CDS encoding NAD(P)H-hydrate epimerase is translated as MTHTTVTAAEMKALEKAANDNGLLYIQMMENAGRAAFAQLRRRLPGPARLLVAAGRGNNGGDGFVMARVAAKQGWQVQVLLAEGEPKTPDAITNFGSLRDLPVEILHDAASAAPADAVVDALYGTGFHGTLRPAGRTACDLMNRQHQNGALLLAVDLPSGINADTGAVAEGAVRADLTVTFHRAKPLHYMPGSAHYCGEVVVADIGIGAYADGQKEE
- a CDS encoding helix-turn-helix domain-containing protein; this encodes MGRSSTRENKTRYQLAREELGLSREKASELLETIAPERIEKIESERSLPRPDEVLIMAEKYKTPSLCNYFCARQCPIGQQYVPEIRSSELSDIVLKMLASLNAMDRKKERLIEIAADGTISKDEIDDFVRIQKELERISVTVETLQLWVEKMLANGRIDTEAYNKESEAP
- a CDS encoding PfkB family carbohydrate kinase, which translates into the protein MGIVVIGAVFVDIKGYPLSTYIPGGRNAGRVEQVHGGVCRNVAEDIANVELRPTFVSLVDDTGSGQDVIDKLAKHKVNTKYIEKVPDGMGTWLAVFDNDGDVCAAISKRPDTTPLTRLLEEKGDEIFADCDGIAFELDLEKDTVKQILRCAKKYNKKVYAAISNMSIAMERRAFLQEIDCFVCNQQEAGLLFSDEYDHMAPEEMCRTLAANVHSANIPCMVVTMGGEGAVYARSNGESGVVPAKKVDVIDTTGAGDAFFAGTVIGLTYGKTLPEACEIGSRLAASVICTAENVCPRFRPLEFGLNIPVVD
- a CDS encoding aminotransferase class I/II-fold pyridoxal phosphate-dependent enzyme — encoded protein: MQPLSTRTAHFTDSVIRRMTRISNQYGAVNLSQGFPDFDPPQAILNRLAEVAHEDFHQYSITWGAQNFREALAEKQSRLMGREIDPNSEIVTTCGSTEAMMAAMMAVANPGDKVIVFSPFYENYGADTILSGAEPIYVPLHPPTFDFNVDELEAAFKQHPKALILCNPSNPCGKVFTRAELETIADLAKKYDAYVITDEVYEHIVYAPYTHTYFASLPGMWERTISCSSLSKTYSITGWRLGYTIAPAEITDRIKKVHDFLTVGAAAPLQEAVIPGLRFGRDYYDELLKTYTHKRDLFVQGLDAIGLEHTTPQGAYYVLMDISRYGYKSDLEFCEMLARDVGVGAVPGSSFFREDVNHLIRFHFAKKDETLHEALNRLEKLKKL